Genomic DNA from Effusibacillus pohliae DSM 22757:
CAAAAAATGCGTGATATGACCAGTGTGCGAATCAACTGGCTAGAGGAAATTTATTTATATTTTCAACAATATCTGGATTTTCCTAATGTAAATTTGCCAAGTCCTGAAGAGTTTCAAATACGAGAACCACTCGATGATGACCAAATCGAAAACATCGCTTTGTTTGTTCGAAAGTACTGGGGATTAGGACAAGGGCCAATAAGCAACTTGACACTCTTACTCGAAAGAAATGGCATTATTATCTCGAGAGCTTATTTTGGGGATCAGAAAATTGACGCTTGTTCAAATTGGAAAGGCGAACGCCCATTTATTTTTCTGGGGTCAGATAAAGAGTCTGCGGTCAGGTCTAGATTTGATTTGGCTCATGAATTGGGTCATCTTTTATTGCATTTATGGGTGGAAGATGAGACTTTAACTGACAAAAAAACTTTTGACAGAATTGAAAAAGAGGCAAATCGATTTGCTGCTGCATTCCTTCTACCTAAAGATTCTTTTGCTCAAGAGGTGATGTCCACATCGTTAGACCATTTCATACAGTTAAAAAAACGATGGAAAGTCTCTATTGCTGCTATGATCTACAGATGTGAAGACTTGGGTATTTTAACCGAAAACCAAGCTCTCTATCTAAGAAAACAGATGGCAAAATTAAAAATGACCAAAAAAGAACCTTTAGATGACGAATTGGTTCCAGAAACCCCAAACGCTTTAAAACAAGCAATAACCATGCTCTTAGATAATGGCGTTTTAACGGTTGCGGATATATTAGATACCTTCAGGTTAAATATTGAAGATATTGAGGCGTTATGTAATCTGTCGCCAGGAACTCTAACTTCAGACGGAAAAGTTGTGCCACTTAATTTTAAAAATAAATGCTAAGTCATCGATTTCATATCAACCCCGCTTTGCGCGGGATTTTTGTTTTCGCCAAAACCTCCCACCCTTCGTCAAAGGATTCGACACGCCCGCCGCCGAAGTGTTCGAATGAGGTGGGTAAGTTGGCGGTAAAAAGCAGACTAAAGGTGATCCTGGTTGAGCGAAGGATCAAACAGTATGAATTGGCTGAACGTATCGGGGTTTCAAAACACCAAATCAACCGGATCTGCAACGGGGTAAACCCGGAACTGGAAACGGCCCTCAAGATCGCAAGAGAACTGAATATGTCCATTCACGATATCTGGGAGCTTGAAGGATGAGCTTCCAGATATTTTTTTGTTCCGGACATACATAAGATGCGTTCGGGCGCAATATACGTTTACCATCACGCAAAATCACGTGGAGGTGATGATATGCGGCACCTTGCAATCGATTGTGGTCGCCACGCGGTTAAGGTAGTCGGCCCGGATGGATACCGCGACTACTTTCCCTCCTGGGTCGGGGAAGCGCGAGAGTTGCGACTACGAAACGAGCTGCGTTCGACAGACATTATTCTTCGAACGCCGGCGGGTCAGTACTTTGTCGGCGACTTGGCGAAAGACGAATCACATGGTGGTGCTCGGCTAATGACCGCCTCAAAAGTCCATGCCGATACCAAAATACTCGTGTTGGCAGCTGCGGCGCGGGCAGTATCCGACGGTGAAACCGTGTCAATCACCACGGGAGTACCGGTGGAATTTCATACGGATGCAGTGAAGAGGGAGCTAGCCGCTCTATTGACCGGCGCTCACGTCGTCGAGATCAACGGGACCGTCAGGCGATTTACCGTACAGCAGGTTCGCGTCGCGGTAGAAGGGCCTTCTGCCTATGTATCCCTTTGCGCGGGTCATGGAGGTGTTCGGCGGTTTATTGACATCGGCAGCCGGACGATCAATTACGGAACCGTGCGGAACGGCCGTTATATCGACCGGGAAAGCGGAACATTGGACTTTGGGTTCGACACTCTATGTGCTGATCCCGGCGCATTCGCCCGCCGGGTGGCTGGTGACCTGAGCCGCGCATGGACCGACCTGACAACAGAGACTTATCTTTTCGGTGGTGGTGCTCGAAGGTGTTCCGGGGAACTAGCCCTATACTTCCCGCACCTGCTCTGCGCGGCAGATCCGGTCTTTACGAACGCCCTGGCTTTCTTCCGGATTGGAGAGCGGGCGGGATGAGCCGACGCTGGATCAACAAACCGGTGTGCTTCGATCGGGAGGATCCAGAGGACGCCGAGCTCTATAAGTTTGCCCGGTCTCTCGATAACTTCACAGCACTCGTTAAGCGATGGCTGCGTGAGTTGCGGGAGGGGGTAAGGACGGATATCTGGGGTGCTTCGGTTCCATTACGTGATATCACGCAAATCGATGACAAGGAGTCGGTGGAGGTCGAGGTTAGCCAATTTCTATGATCAAAGGGGAGAGAGTAATAGCTAAGCACGAAGGCTCTGGCGATAGCAGCCAAAGAGATGACCACGCATGGGCTACTCGTCATGCAGAGGACGTAATGGGACGTGCACGGTCCAACATGGAGGCTATAGACTATGCACGATCGCAGATCGAGTATGCCGATGTGATTGTAGCTGAGCTGCACAGCAGGGAAGACTTAAAAAGCCCCTCCGAATGAGGGTTAGGGATTCCGGAATCTTCCTCGGACACCGCCCACCTTACTTCCGGTGCGGAATAATTCCGGGGCAGATTCAGAATCCGGAAAAATCAATAAAAATCAGGACAATTTACGCCTCCGAACTGGAGGAACTATCCTTACGGATATGCAAGGAAAGGAGGTGGCGCGCGGTGTTGAAGCTCTTGATCGGTTTTGTTGCGGGGATTTTCTATGGTGCAATTTCAGCTGTTGAGGTTCCGGACGGCGCTTTGGCGAAGGCCGCGGCGATCCTGAAAATGATCTTTATGTGAGGTGGTTGCTTTGATTTTGGAGTTTGTCACCGGCACGGCCATGACCGGACTGCTCACTTATACGATGCTGGATGGAAAGGGAGTAAGCGAAGCAAGCAAGATCCAGCGCATCGCCACCAACTGCGGCCTGACGGTCCGCGAAGGCGGGAAACTGCGAACGATGCAGTTGCTCCGGCGCACACGGTACCCATGGGGTACGGAGTATGCTTATCGCCTACCCCTTGGCCTGTCCTTTGAGGACGTGAAGAAAAAGCGGCAGCACATCGAGGACGGACTTAACCATAAAAGCGAATGGTTTGATTTGACTTTGAACGATCTTAGGCAACTCAAGCTTCGCCAAGACATTTTGGAGCAGATCAAAAAACTGCTCGCCGGCCAAAAACATCGCAAAGAAATCGCACTTGAGTACGACGGCACGCTGCGGATCCGTGTCTACAATGAGCCGATGCCGGAGTTGGTCCGATTTGACGAAAAAACATTGAACAATTGCCGCGGATGGACGGTTTGCATCGGAGAGGCACGGGAAGGTATTGTCTTTCACGACTTTGACAAGTTCCCACACATGGTTGTGGCGGGCATGACGCGGTATGGGAAGTCGGTTTTCCTCAAAAACGTTGTGATGACGCTGATTGACCGACATCCCAATGACTCTTGCTTGACGCTAATCGACCTGAAAGGCGGGCTGGCGTTCAACCGGTTTGCCGACGCCCGGCAAGTGCTGACAGTCGCCAAAGACGCAGAAGAAGCTCATGAGGCGTTGCGGGCGATCCAGACCGAGATGAAGGCGCGGCAAGCGAAGTTTTTGGCAAAAGGTTATGAGGATGTAAAGGAAGCTGGGCAAAAAGAGCGCCATTTCGTCGTGGTCGACGAAGGCGCGGAATTGGCGAGCGCCGGGGAAAACGACAAAGATATAAAAAAACTGAAAGCGGAGTGCGAGCGTATCGTCTCGGAGATCGCCCGAATCGGCGGCGGGCTTGGGTACCGGCTCATATTTGCGACGCAATACCCGACCGCAGACACGCTACCAAGGCAAGTTAAACAAAACTGCGATGCCCGGCTTTGTTTCCGTCTGCCGACACAAATAGCCAGCGAGGTTGTGCTCGATGAGCCAGGCGCGGAAGAACTACCACTCATCAAGGGACGGGCGATTTACCGCACAGACCGAAAAGTCATTGTCCAAACACCGCTCATCGAAAACGACTTTATAGATCGTACGATCAAACCGCATATCGTCATTAAACAGCGAAAGGAGGAAACAGATGCAAAACCGGCAGATCAAACATCAGCGAGAGGAGGCTATACTCTTATCATTGAAGATGCTTGACTACCTGAGCCGGTCTCAGATCCAGCGCTTGCACGACCTGAAAGGTGACCGAAACGCCCGTCGCGTTCTAAACAACATGCGAGAATATCTTTCCTGTTTCCGTAGTGACACTGGCGAGTACGTGTACTACTTGAGTAAACCCGGGCGGGAGCGTATAGGCTGTGAAACGGTCCGGAAAAAGACAGCCCAGGTCAACCACTACCTGATGCGAAACGACATGTATATCCATCTCAAGCCCGAAGATTGGAAAAACGAAGTCAAGATCAGTGTTCCCAATATAGTCACAGTCATCCCGGATGCTTACTATCGCTATGAGATGCGGCGACACTTCTTGGAAGTAGACCACCTGCAATCCATGCTGAAAAATCGGAAAAAAATCGAACGATACAAGAAGTTGAAAGCAACAGGAGCGATGCAGGAGAAGCTGAGATACTTCCCGCGGCTCATATGGGTTACAACAACCGAACACCGACGGAAACAGCTGATCGAATGGTGCGAAGGTTTGGATTGTCAGGTTTATCTCTGGGATGAAATCCGATAGGAGGGATCAGCATGCAAGTTACGATTGGGGCCCGTTGTTGGGATGGGGTACGGAGGAAAAGTTTGGCTGAACCTATCTTGCCGGCAATACCGCAACCGGTTGAGATGGATCGCTTCCGCGACAAACTGATCACGGTTGGGAATAGACTGAATAGCCCGATTGTCAAAGCGATTCTCGGGTATACGGTCCCGCTCCCGCTCCTGTTTGTGGTTAAAGGTTTGCCCCCGTTTGGTATCACGAGAGCACTCGCGGCAACGCCGGAGATTGTGCCGGTTATGTCCTCGACGGTACAGGATAAGATCCTGCACGCCTTTGATCCACTTATCAACATGATCCAATCCTTAAGCTATCCGATTGCCGGTGTGATGATCGCTGGCGGATGTTTATTTATTATGGTCGGGCAGCGCGAGCGAGGAATGTCGATGCTCCAGAACGCCGCTCTCGGATATATCTTGGTGCAGATGTCGCCGCTACTACTCAAGCTACTTGTCGGTATTGGAGGGGGTATATCATGATAAGAACGTGAAAGAGGCCGAGTAACGGCCTCTTTTCGATAACTTGATACAATTTCTCAACCACAATTGACACGTATAATAATACGTATTATAATAAAGGTGTAAGGAGGAGGGGATATTGAAAAGCTACTCGTCAAGGGAATTGATCAAACTGATTGAGGCGGATGGGTGGTACTTGGTAGCGGTGGCCGGGAGTCATCACCAGTACAAACATCCAACCAAACCTGGGCGGGTGACAATCCCTCACCCGAAAAAGGACCTTCCAATTAAGACGGTCAAAAGCATACTCAAGCAGGCAGGGCTGGAATAACCGGCCCGCCTGCAAAGGAGGTTTCTATATACGTGAAAGATCGGTACATTTATCCGGCGATTTTCGACTATGCGGAGGACGGGATTTCAGTTGAGTTTCCGGATCTGCTCGGATGCCTGACTTGCGGGGATACGGACGAGGAAGCGCTGCACAACGCGAAAGAGGCGATGGCGCTGCACCTGTATGGAATGGAGCAGGACGGCGATCCCATTCCGGCGCCTACTCCCGTATCGAAGCTGCGTCCGGAGGAGAACCAAGTCGTCGTGTTGGTGGAAGTGTGGATGCCGCCGTTTCGGGACGAGATGGAGAACCGCGCGGTCAAGAAGACGCTTACCATCCCCAAGTGGCTAAACGACCTGGCGGAGGAGCACAAGGTGAACTTCTCGCACGTGCTGCAGGATGCGCTGAAGCGGTATCTGGGTGTCGAACGTCGGAAAGCAGAATGAGGTCCAGCCTCAATTCGACCCCTTTTTTATATTGTGTGGGAACCTGCTGGGTTCCTCTTTTTTTGGAGGTCTGCATATGATCACAGTCTTTTGCACAATCAAGCAGCTTTCAGATCTGTTCCGCGTCGACTACTCCACGATGCACCGCATCCTCCACCAGGACGCCGCTCGGTGCCCTGAGCTGCGAAAGCTGAACCGATACTCCTTGCAGTCGGTGGTCGAGCTGCACAAAACCACAGCCGAGCCGCTCGGGGTCGACCTGGGCACGCGGTTCCTGACGTTGCACGAGACACGCGAGATCCTGGCGCAGGAGCTGGCGCCGATGGTATATACGACCGTGCTGCGAAAGGCAGCGAAAGGCGAGATCCCGACGGTGAAGTTCGGGGATACGTACAGGGTGCCGGAATTTCTCCTGCATATGTATATAAGAGAAGGACGGATCCGCGTTCAAAAGAAACGATTACAACATTAAGTGTTATACCAGTATAACCGAAGTTCCACCCTGATGAACGCATACAAGCACATCCACGATCCGAAGTTCAAAGCGGTTCTGATTCGTGACAAGAACGAGGTTTACAAAGCGCTGACCAGCTTTTTCGCCCGTCAGGATCAACTGGTGTCGTAGGGGGGGAGCGGCGATGACGAACGAGGAGATCAGACAGCTGGAAAAATCGATCGAACAGATGATGGAGATCGCCCGGTCATTCGGGCTTGATTTTTATGAGATGCGGTTTGAGGTCTGCCCGGCCGACATCATCTATACGTTTGGCGCGTATGGCATGCCGACTCGATTTTCCCATTGGAGCTTCGGCAAGGCGTTTCACCGCATGAAAATGCAGTATGACTTCGGCCTCAGCCGCATCTACGAGCTGGTGATCAATTCGGACCCCTGCTATGCGTTCTTGCTGGACGGCAACTCGTTGATTCAAAACAAGCTGGTTTCTGCCCATGTGTTGGCACACTGCGATTTTTTCAAGCAGAACGCCCGGTTTGCTCACACTTCCCGTTACATGGTGGAAAGTATGGCGGTGTCGGCTGGCCGCATTCGCGCGTATGAAATGCAATACGGCAAAGATGCGGTGGAAGAAATATTGGACGCGGCACTGGCGATCCAGGAGCATATCGACCCCTCGTACCTGGCCCGCAAACGTCCGCTGCCAGAGGAGCCTGCGGAGGAAACGAGGAAGCGCCAGCCGGAATCTCCCTATGATGACTTGTGGAGTCTCGATACGCGGAACCAGGATGCAAAGAAACCGGAACCGCAACCGCCTCTGTACCAAAAGACGCCCCCCCGCCCGGAGAAGGATCTTGTCCTGTTCATCATGGAACACAGCAAAGCGCTCGCCGACTGGCAGCGGGACATTCTGGCGATGCTGCGGGATGAAATGTTATATTTCTGGCCGCAGATTGAGACCAAGATCATGAACGAAGGCTGGGCGACCTACTGGCACTTGCGGATCATGCGGGAACTGGATTTGACCGAGCAGGAAACGATTGATTTTGCCCGCATGCACGCAGGTGTCGTTCTGCCATCGCGAACCAGCATCAACCCCTATCACGTCGGGCTGAAAATCTGGGAAGACATCGAAAAGCGGTGGGACAATCCGACGCAGGAAGAGCGGGAGCGCTGGGGCCGCCGACCGGGGCAAGGACGCGAGAAGATGTTTGAGGTTCGCGAAATTGACTCGGATATTTCCTTCCTGCGCAATTATCTGACCAAAGAACTGGTTGAAGAAATGGATCTCTATCTGTACCAGAAAGTCGGAAATGAGTGGAAGATCGTTGAGAAGGATTGGGAAAAGGTACGGGATCAACTGTGTGCGGCGCGGGTGAACGGGGGATTTCCCGTTCTGGTCGTCCAGGATGGCGATTATCTGCGCAATGGCGAATTGTATCTGAAACACCAGTACGAAGGAGTCGAACTGGACGTGAAATATCTCGAGAAGACGCTGCCGTACGTGTACCGTCTCTGGGGACGTCCGGTGCATCTGGAGACCGTGTTGGAAAACCGGCCGGTATTGTTCACATACGACGGCAAGAAGTCGCAACGAAGGTTTTTGTAGATTTGACTCCGCGGCCGCAGCCAGAGGGCTAGCTTTCGCGGCGGAAGCAAGTCACCCTGTCACACTTTGAACAAGGGTGGCTTCTTTTTTTTGATCACGGATGATCAACTCGGCAATAATCAACTCGTCGTTGTCTGACGGACGCAGGCGCTTTTAGCCGAGTTTCCTTAGGTATAAATTTCCTGCCTCGGCACACTCTACATGATAAAGTGGGGGTCGTCAGATGAGAAAATGGTTTCGACAGCCTAGACCAATGAACCTGGGAGTGCCCGTTGCAACGAAATTGGACACTCTTTCCCCGAAACTTGCCGAAAACTTGCAGGTGTTCCGTTCCATCTACGCCGATTGTTCGGATGTTGTGTTTCGTCCTTTTTTCGTCGGCGGACGCAACGCCATGCTGCTCTACATCGACGGCCTGTCGAACGTGGAGGAAATCGACCGGGGCGTGCTGCAGCCGCTGATGCAGGTTTCCAAAGGAGATGCGGAGGATCTCGACACACTCATGAAAACCTGCATCGGCGTATCCCAGGTCCAAAAAGTGGATACCGTCAGCGACTGTACAGAACAGATTGGACTGGGCAATCCGGTGCTGTTTCTGGAAGGCGAAACACACGGGCTGGCTTTCGGATTGCAAAAATGGGAAAAGCGGTCGGTCGAGGAACCGACTGCGGAATTGGTCATACGTGGCCCGCGCGAAGGGTTCACGGAAACTCTCAGGGACAATACGTCTCTCCTGCGGCGCCGGCTTCGCCATCCCAATCTGAAGCTGCGTTCCATGAAAATCGGACGCTACTCCCAGACGCAGGTCGTGATCGCCTATGTAGAGGGAATCGTCGATCCCACTCTGGTGGAGGAAGTGATGGCACGACTGCAGCGGATCGACATCGACGGGGTTCTGGAAAGCGGCTACATTGAGGAGATGATTGAGGACAACCCGTTTTCTCCTTTTCCACAGATGATCAATACAGAGCGGCCTGATGTGGCGGCTGCCGGGTTGCTGGAGGGACGGGTGGTGATCCTGGTCGATGGGACTCCGTTTGGGTTGATCGTTCCGACCACCCTCTATTCTTTACTGCAATCGGCGGAAGATTACTACCAAACGTTTACGATCGGCACTGCCATCCGCTGGATGCGCTATCTGTTTTTTGTTGCTTCACTTCTGCTGCCCTCGTTGTATGTGGCGGTGCTGACATTTCACCAGGAAATGGTACCCACCACACTCTTGATCTCGATGGCGCGCTCGCGCGAAGAGATTCCGTTTCCGGCGCTCGTCGAGGCGTTGATGATGGAAGTGGTTTTCGAAGCGTTGCGGGAGGCGGGGGCCCGATTGCCGAAACAGGTGGGCGCTGCTGTCAGCATTGTCGGAGCTTTGGTGATCGGGGAAGCGGCCGTCTCCGCCGGGATCGTATCGGCTCCGATGGTGATGGTGGTCTCCATCACGGGGATTGCGTCCTTTATAGTGCCCCGCTACACGGCGGGGATCGCCCTGCGATTGTTGCGGTTCCCAATGATCATGTTGGCCGGTACACTGGGATTGCTGGGGATTATGCTGGGCATTATTGTAATTGTCGTTCATTTGTGCAGCTTGCGTTCTTTCGGGGTCCCTTACCTTTCTCCATTGGCTCCGATCAAGGGGCATGAGATCAAAGATGTGTTGGTGCGAGCCCCCTGGTGGAAACTGAACAGACGGCCGCATCTGACCGGAGAGTTCAACGAATACCGGCAAGCGCCCGGACAAAAACCGGATCCGACCGATCCAAGCGAATCGTGACAATACCAAGCGGGACATTCTCCTTCCGAGGAGTGAAGGATATGATCGAAAAAGGCAAAATCTCGTCCTTTCAGTTGGCCATGCTGATGTATATTGCCATCTCCGCCACTGCTATCCTGCTGGCACCGTCGATGATGGCCAAGCATGCGGAGCGCGACCTGTGGTTGTCCCCGATCTGGGCGTCCTCGGCAGGTTTCTTTTGCGTCTATGTGGCGCACCGGTTGAACAAGCTGCATCCCCGGTCGACTCCGATCGAATACAGTGCATCGATTCTCGGCAAGCTTCCCGGTAAGATCGTCGGTCTGGTATTTTTGTTTTTCTATCTGCATATCACGTCCACCATGCTGAAGGAATACGGGGAGTTCGTAGTGGGGATCTATTTTACAAGAACTCCGATGGTTGTAATCCTGGGCAGCATGGCGTTCGTCTGTGCCCTGACCGTACACGGCGGTCTGGAAGTGTTGGCGCGAGTCACCCAGTTTTTTCTGCCGATGTTGGTGTTTTTTATGATTCTGATCATCCTGTTGTCGATTCCTGACTTCGATACGAGGAATTTGTTTCCTTTCATGCGGCACGGGATTGTTCCATCGATCAGGGGCGCTGCACCGCCGCTAATTTGGTTCAGTGAATTTATGATCGTTGCCTTTCTGCTGCCGTTTGTATCGGATCGGGACAAAGGGATGAAATTCAGCATTGTCACCGTTTTAGCGGTGCTGTTGACGATCGTTATGGCCAATATTTCCGCTCTCCTGCTGTTTGGAAACATCCTGGACACATTGGTCTATCCCATGATGGAGACGGCCAAATATATCAGCATCGCGGATTTTCTGGAACATATGGAATCGATTGTGATGGCGATCTGGGTGGCAGGTGCCTTTCTCAAAATTTCCGTGTTTTTTTATGTGCTGGTGTTGGGAACCGCGCAATGGATCGGTTTGTCTGACTATCGTCCGCTCGCCTTTCCGATCGGCTTTTTATTGGTGGCCTTCAGCATGTGGTCGTTTCCCACGCTGCCGGCGATTGCCCATTTTATTGAATTTCCTGCGTTCTTTTACTTTGTGACGATCCATATCCTGATCCCGGTTGCACTTTGGTTGATGGCAGCGATCCGCCGGGGAAAATCTCCGGGAGAGAGGGAGATGTCCACATGAACATCCTGTTTCCTGAAAAAATCCGGCGGGTCATTCAGACGCTGGTTCTCTGCCTGGCGATGCTGCCGGTTGCAGGCTGTTGGGATCGGAGAGAACTGAACGATGTGCTGCTGGTGGTGGGCGCCGGTTTGGACAGAAAGAAAGACGAGATCGAACTATCGGTTCAATTTGTCTTGCCGAGGGCTACCGGCGGGGGGCAGCAGTCGCTGCGCGAAGGTGGTGGGGGAGG
This window encodes:
- a CDS encoding type II toxin-antitoxin system HicB family antitoxin → MKDRYIYPAIFDYAEDGISVEFPDLLGCLTCGDTDEEALHNAKEAMALHLYGMEQDGDPIPAPTPVSKLRPEENQVVVLVEVWMPPFRDEMENRAVKKTLTIPKWLNDLAEEHKVNFSHVLQDALKRYLGVERRKAE
- a CDS encoding GerAB/ArcD/ProY family transporter codes for the protein MIEKGKISSFQLAMLMYIAISATAILLAPSMMAKHAERDLWLSPIWASSAGFFCVYVAHRLNKLHPRSTPIEYSASILGKLPGKIVGLVFLFFYLHITSTMLKEYGEFVVGIYFTRTPMVVILGSMAFVCALTVHGGLEVLARVTQFFLPMLVFFMILIILLSIPDFDTRNLFPFMRHGIVPSIRGAAPPLIWFSEFMIVAFLLPFVSDRDKGMKFSIVTVLAVLLTIVMANISALLLFGNILDTLVYPMMETAKYISIADFLEHMESIVMAIWVAGAFLKISVFFYVLVLGTAQWIGLSDYRPLAFPIGFLLVAFSMWSFPTLPAIAHFIEFPAFFYFVTIHILIPVALWLMAAIRRGKSPGEREMST
- a CDS encoding FtsK/SpoIIIE domain-containing protein, whose amino-acid sequence is MILEFVTGTAMTGLLTYTMLDGKGVSEASKIQRIATNCGLTVREGGKLRTMQLLRRTRYPWGTEYAYRLPLGLSFEDVKKKRQHIEDGLNHKSEWFDLTLNDLRQLKLRQDILEQIKKLLAGQKHRKEIALEYDGTLRIRVYNEPMPELVRFDEKTLNNCRGWTVCIGEAREGIVFHDFDKFPHMVVAGMTRYGKSVFLKNVVMTLIDRHPNDSCLTLIDLKGGLAFNRFADARQVLTVAKDAEEAHEALRAIQTEMKARQAKFLAKGYEDVKEAGQKERHFVVVDEGAELASAGENDKDIKKLKAECERIVSEIARIGGGLGYRLIFATQYPTADTLPRQVKQNCDARLCFRLPTQIASEVVLDEPGAEELPLIKGRAIYRTDRKVIVQTPLIENDFIDRTIKPHIVIKQRKEETDAKPADQTSARGGYTLIIEDA
- a CDS encoding spore germination protein, yielding MNLGVPVATKLDTLSPKLAENLQVFRSIYADCSDVVFRPFFVGGRNAMLLYIDGLSNVEEIDRGVLQPLMQVSKGDAEDLDTLMKTCIGVSQVQKVDTVSDCTEQIGLGNPVLFLEGETHGLAFGLQKWEKRSVEEPTAELVIRGPREGFTETLRDNTSLLRRRLRHPNLKLRSMKIGRYSQTQVVIAYVEGIVDPTLVEEVMARLQRIDIDGVLESGYIEEMIEDNPFSPFPQMINTERPDVAAAGLLEGRVVILVDGTPFGLIVPTTLYSLLQSAEDYYQTFTIGTAIRWMRYLFFVASLLLPSLYVAVLTFHQEMVPTTLLISMARSREEIPFPALVEALMMEVVFEALREAGARLPKQVGAAVSIVGALVIGEAAVSAGIVSAPMVMVVSITGIASFIVPRYTAGIALRLLRFPMIMLAGTLGLLGIMLGIIVIVVHLCSLRSFGVPYLSPLAPIKGHEIKDVLVRAPWWKLNRRPHLTGEFNEYRQAPGQKPDPTDPSES
- a CDS encoding replication-relaxation family protein; protein product: MQNRQIKHQREEAILLSLKMLDYLSRSQIQRLHDLKGDRNARRVLNNMREYLSCFRSDTGEYVYYLSKPGRERIGCETVRKKTAQVNHYLMRNDMYIHLKPEDWKNEVKISVPNIVTVIPDAYYRYEMRRHFLEVDHLQSMLKNRKKIERYKKLKATGAMQEKLRYFPRLIWVTTTEHRRKQLIEWCEGLDCQVYLWDEIR
- a CDS encoding SpoVR family protein, whose translation is MTNEEIRQLEKSIEQMMEIARSFGLDFYEMRFEVCPADIIYTFGAYGMPTRFSHWSFGKAFHRMKMQYDFGLSRIYELVINSDPCYAFLLDGNSLIQNKLVSAHVLAHCDFFKQNARFAHTSRYMVESMAVSAGRIRAYEMQYGKDAVEEILDAALAIQEHIDPSYLARKRPLPEEPAEETRKRQPESPYDDLWSLDTRNQDAKKPEPQPPLYQKTPPRPEKDLVLFIMEHSKALADWQRDILAMLRDEMLYFWPQIETKIMNEGWATYWHLRIMRELDLTEQETIDFARMHAGVVLPSRTSINPYHVGLKIWEDIEKRWDNPTQEERERWGRRPGQGREKMFEVREIDSDISFLRNYLTKELVEEMDLYLYQKVGNEWKIVEKDWEKVRDQLCAARVNGGFPVLVVQDGDYLRNGELYLKHQYEGVELDVKYLEKTLPYVYRLWGRPVHLETVLENRPVLFTYDGKKSQRRFL
- a CDS encoding helix-turn-helix transcriptional regulator, producing MAVKSRLKVILVERRIKQYELAERIGVSKHQINRICNGVNPELETALKIARELNMSIHDIWELEG
- a CDS encoding type II toxin-antitoxin system HicA family toxin, whose amino-acid sequence is MKSYSSRELIKLIEADGWYLVAVAGSHHQYKHPTKPGRVTIPHPKKDLPIKTVKSILKQAGLE
- a CDS encoding helix-turn-helix domain-containing protein gives rise to the protein MKARNSASSKLSAPIPERLKEARLARGYSISELAELIGVSRQAVSQFELGHAKPSGTTMASLVQVLNFPLSFFSKPLNPNSPSSVTFFRSLKSAAQKMRDMTSVRINWLEEIYLYFQQYLDFPNVNLPSPEEFQIREPLDDDQIENIALFVRKYWGLGQGPISNLTLLLERNGIIISRAYFGDQKIDACSNWKGERPFIFLGSDKESAVRSRFDLAHELGHLLLHLWVEDETLTDKKTFDRIEKEANRFAAAFLLPKDSFAQEVMSTSLDHFIQLKKRWKVSIAAMIYRCEDLGILTENQALYLRKQMAKLKMTKKEPLDDELVPETPNALKQAITMLLDNGVLTVADILDTFRLNIEDIEALCNLSPGTLTSDGKVVPLNFKNKC
- a CDS encoding ParM/StbA family protein, which translates into the protein MRHLAIDCGRHAVKVVGPDGYRDYFPSWVGEARELRLRNELRSTDIILRTPAGQYFVGDLAKDESHGGARLMTASKVHADTKILVLAAAARAVSDGETVSITTGVPVEFHTDAVKRELAALLTGAHVVEINGTVRRFTVQQVRVAVEGPSAYVSLCAGHGGVRRFIDIGSRTINYGTVRNGRYIDRESGTLDFGFDTLCADPGAFARRVAGDLSRAWTDLTTETYLFGGGARRCSGELALYFPHLLCAADPVFTNALAFFRIGERAG